The window AGCATCACCCATTCACTCACTTCCTAATTCAAGGACCATTGCAAGGTGTGAATATGTTTGAGATGGGAATGGGAGGTGCTAGCTTGTATGAAAGGCGTATGTCCGAGTTGGTGGTGGCACAAGACCGAAGCCTCCGTTGCATTCGAGCGGAGTTAAGGGAGACAAGACGTCGGTTCAATGAGTTGCAACGCACCGTGGATATATATGTTCGCATGGGCCGCGTGCCTCAAGATGTGTTGTATGGGCCCAATGATTACACCCCACATGAGGCGGCACCATTGGAGCTTCGCTTTCCTTTAGTTCAAGGAATATATCTTCCTCAACATGTGGTGGGGCAAGCACGTATGTCCAATGGGATGCGTGTGCGCCGCTTTGCCCCCACAACTTTGACTAGAGAGATCATCTTTGGAGGTGAACATGCACCCCTCACTCACCCGGAGAACCCCGAAGACACCGGATCCCCTCAATATCACCTTCTTGATGACTTCCCACCATACTTCGCGAGAGGTCCCTACGGACCCTTTTAAATATTTATGTAATCCTATGGCGGTTATGAGACTCCTCGAGTTATATAACTCGTCGTAATGTATCACCTATTTTATGTAATCGAATAGTTAATTGGTGAGATCGTGTGAGACACTAGTTAGCTATATGCCTATGTAATGTACTGCTATATATTATCTATGTGGACCTCCGTTATGTTAGTTGTGTGCCGTGTTATTTATGTGTATGGCTGCGACATGTCATCATTTATCAACACTCATGCATGTTTCTTTTAAGAATATGGGGGGTACCAGATATATGATTATGGTTACTTCTATGGGTGATTCTTGGTGCTGTCCAAAATTCTTTAGTTTCATTGTTCCTTGATCCATCTTGTCTATGATGTCAAATTTTATTCTCACACATTTGTAGTTGATATCTTACATAGTTGTGCAATTTTCTTTGTGCAATTGTACTATATCAATTTTCCTTTCTCTCGGTCGCTAACTTTCTTTGTGGTTGGCGGCAGGATGGTCGGAAACTCTGATGCCAGTGGTGAGAATGGCGAAccgcctctccctcctcctcctttgcaCCCAACCCTTGTGGAGATCCTTAGAAGGTCGGAGGAGAGCCGACAAATGCAAAATCAGATTATGCAGGCCATTGTGCAATACTTGGGTGGGCAGGGACATGGTGGTCAACGCCATGGTCATTCCGCTTTCATGGCCACCGACCCTCCTATCTTTCGTGGATCAAAGGAGCCTTTGGATGCTGATTTTTGGCTGCGTGCCATAGAGCAAAATTTTGGTCTTATTCAGTGCAATGATCAAGAGAAGGTCAATTATGCGGCTCATCAACTTCGTGATGCCGCAGGAGCTTGGTGGCATGGATACATGGCACAAGTTGGTGAAGGTCACCAAGTGACTTGGGCTGAATTTCGTGAGGCTTTTCGTGCATACCACATTCCCAAGAGTGTGCTCAACATTAAGAGGAATGAGTTCCGTAGGTTGCGCCAAGGCAACAAGCCCGTGATGGAGTATATCAACACCTTCAACTATCTTACCCAATATGCTTTGGAGGATATCAACACGGATGACAAAAAGCAAGATAATTTCATGAATGGGTTGTCTTTGAAGCTCCAATATCATCTCTCTACCACGGATTTTCGGGATTTCAATGACATGGTTAGCAAGGCGATCAAGGCTGAGTACAAGATGAATGCATTTGAAAATGAGAATCGCAAGATTGATATGGAGAACCGCAAGCGggctgcctcttcttcaaccGGTGGTAACCCGCAACGCCCCCGCACGGGACTTCCTCCTCCACCCCGTGCGCCGGGTTTTGGTGCTCCTCAACCCATGTGGATGGCACGCCATCCTCCGGCTCCCCAAGGTCAACTTCCTCGTGCTATGGGGCAGCcaggaggcggtggtggaaaTACCTCTCGTGGGCCATGCTTCAATTGTGGCGGGCAAGGCCACATCTCTTGTGAGTGTCCCTCTCCAAGAAAGGGTGGAGCTGGCAATACTCCAAATCCAccaactcctcctcctcgccaagATGGGAGGAATGGTCAAAATTCCAAACGTGGCAAGTTGAATCATATCACGGCGGAAGAAGCTAGTGAGGATATGCAAGTTCTTGTTGGTATGGTCTCTATCAATTCTAAACCCACTCGAGCATTATTTGATTCCGGTGCATCTCATTCCTTCATGAGTAAAAAGTTTGCCATAGAACATAATTTTTCTATCCGGGTAGTGCCTACTCCATTTATCATTAATGCTCCCGGAGCAACATTAGTATCTAAAGAAGTGGTCAACCTAACTCAACTTGAAGTCTCGGGGCTGAATTTCATGGTAAATTTTGTGGTCATTGATCTAGAAGAATTGGATGTCATTAttgggatgaattggatgactaaatATGATGGGGTTATTCGGTGCGATCCTCGATCTATTGAACTTAGGCACCCTTTCGGAGTGCGAGTTAATCTTTATCTCTATGAGAAACTTGATTCTCAACTTCATGCTCTTAATGCCACTATTTTGCCGGAGTTAGAGACAATTCTGGTAGTGTGCGAATTTCCGGATGTATTTCCCGAGGAATTACCGGGGATGCCTCCCGACCGGGAagttgagtttgtcattgagctACTCCCTGGAACGGCCCCGGTATCTAAAAGGCCCTATCGTATGCCTCCCAATGAGCTAGCATAATTGAAGAAACAATTACAaattcttcttgacaagggatttattcgtccgagctcctcaCCTTGGGGGTGCCCGGTTCTATTTGTCTCAAAGAAAGATGGTAGCCTAAGGAAGTGTGTGGACTATCGGCTGTTGAATGAAGTGACCGtgaagaacaaatatcctcttcctagAATTGACATTTTATTTGACCAATTAGTGGGTGCTAAAttcttttccaagattgatcttcgcttgggatatcatcaaattaaaattcgagtggaggatattcccaagacggctttCTCTACTCGATATGGGCTTTATGAGTACACAGTTATGTCATTTGGGTTAACTAATGCCCCGgcatatttcatgtatctcatgaattctaTTTTCTTTGAAGAgcttgatgtctttgtggtgattttcatcgATGACATTCTTATCTTCTCCAAGACCGAGAAAGAGCATGCCGAGCATattcgcattgttcttcaaaagCTCCGTGATCATCGTCtctatgccaagtttagcaagtgcGAGTTTTGGCTCAAGGAAGTGGCTTTTCTTGGGCATATCCTTTCGAATAATGGTGTGGCGGtggatccaagcaaggtgaaggatgtgtttGATTGGAAGCAACCCCAAAATGTTAGtgagatccggagttttcttggacttgcgggTTATTACCGTAGGTTCATTGAGAACTTCTCCAAGATTTCCAAGTCTATGACCGAGTTGACAAAGAAGGGTGTGGAATTCAAGTGGACCGATGCTTGTGAGAATGCATTTCAAACCCTCAAGACCAAGCTCACCACTGCTCCGATTCTCGCTCAACCGGATATCACCAAGGGATTTGATGTATATTCTGATGCATCTAGAATCGGACTCGatt is drawn from Panicum virgatum strain AP13 chromosome 1N, P.virgatum_v5, whole genome shotgun sequence and contains these coding sequences:
- the LOC120653738 gene encoding uncharacterized protein LOC120653738 — its product is MATDPPIFRGSKEPLDADFWLRAIEQNFGLIQCNDQEKVNYAAHQLRDAAGAWWHGYMAQVGEGHQVTWAEFREAFRAYHIPKSVLNIKRNEFRRLRQGNKPVMEYINTFNYLTQYALEDINTDDKKQDNFMNGLSLKLQYHLSTTDFRDFNDMVSKAIKAEYKMNAFENENRKIDMENRKRAASSSTGGNPQRPRTGLPPPPRAPGFGAPQPMWMARHPPAPQGQLPRAMGQPGGGGGNTSRGPCFNCGGQGHISCECPSPRKGGAGNTPNPPTPPPRQDGRNGQNSKRGKLNHITAEEASEDMQVLVELDVFVVIFIDDILIFSKTEKEHAEHIRIVLQKLRDHRLYAKFSKCEFWLKEVAFLGHILSNNGVAVDPSKVKDVFDWKQPQNVSEIRSFLGLAGYYRRFIENFSKISKSMTELTKKGVEFKWTDACENAFQTLKTKLTTAPILAQPDITKGFDVYSDASRIGLDCVLMQEC